The region GCGGCAGTCCGGTGACCCAGGCGGCAACAGCGGCGAGCCCGTAGGCGAGATAATTACCATGATCGAGAAAACGGTTGGCCGCGTCCGTTCCACCGCCGCGTTTGGCGCGAGTGAAATCACCGTATTTCACCGTCTGGCTCACCAGTTTATAGAGCGCCTTCGTCAGTTGCGCTTCCTGAAGCATCAGCGTGTTATGCGTATCGGCTTGCGCCATTTGCGTCTGTGCTTTTGAAAGCAGCGCCAGCAGAGGTTCTTCCATCAGGGGAAAGTGAGGTTCACGCCGCATACGACTGCTGAGCCAGTGACGCTCAATGTTTTGCAGCCGGACTTGCTGAAAGCGTTTTGCCGCCGCCAGGCGCAGCGCGTCATCAAACCAGAACGCGACCCAGTTTTGCAGATATTCAGTAGGCCGATATTCGCTTTGCGGCGCAAGCCAGGAAACCTCAATCTCTCTTTCATTCCCGGAATAAAGCGGTGAGCCGCCACCACCACAAAAACCCACCATCACGCCCGCCCGGGCGAATTCCCGCATAGCCGCCTGTGTGACCGATGTCCCGGTGCCGAGCATCACCACCGTGGTATTGGC is a window of Cronobacter muytjensii ATCC 51329 DNA encoding:
- the cas1f gene encoding type I-F CRISPR-associated endonuclease Cas1f, whose product is MDRNSVTPSDLKTILHSKRANIYYLQYCRVLVNGGRVEYVTDEGKESLYWNIPIANTTVVMLGTGTSVTQAAMREFARAGVMVGFCGGGGSPLYSGNEREIEVSWLAPQSEYRPTEYLQNWVAFWFDDALRLAAAKRFQQVRLQNIERHWLSSRMRREPHFPLMEEPLLALLSKAQTQMAQADTHNTLMLQEAQLTKALYKLVSQTVKYGDFTRAKRGGGTDAANRFLDHGNYLAYGLAAVAAWVTGLPHGLAVMHGKTRRGGLVFDIADLIKDALVMPQAFIAAMTGDDEQAFRQRCITGFQQADALDLMINTLQETACELGGKAR